GCCGAAAATCGCTCGATTCCCGAAGTCTATGCCCAACTGCAAACCTTAGCAGGCGAGCGATTATTGGTTGACAAATCGCCAACGTATGCCTTCCATCGCGAAACCCTAGAACGCGCCGAAGCAATGTTTTCGGGTGCTAAATACGTCCATCTCGCGCGCCATCCTTACGCCGTCATCGAGTCTTTCTGCCGCCTGCGGATGGATAAACTCGTAGGAACGGGACAAGAAAATCCTTTCCAGCTAGCAGAATCGATTTGGACGAAGAGCAATCAAAATATTATCGAGTTTTTTGAAGGCATTGAAGCCGAACGGCATTACTTATTGCACTACGAAGCATTGGTAAAAAATCCCGAAGTTGAGATGCAAAAACTCTGTGACTTCCTGGAGATTCCTTACAATGAAGCGCTACTCGAACCCTATCAAGGAAAACGGATGACGGATGGCGTGAAAGAACGTTCGATGTCCGTGGGGGATCCGAACTTTTTGAAGCGCGATCGCATTGATGCTAAACTAGCCGACACTTGGCAAACCATCGAATTGCCGCAACCGCTCTCCGAAACCACACAGCAAGTCGCCCGATCGCTCGATTACGACTTACCGCGCGAGCAAACCCAACCTATCCCCCTGCAAGAAGAATTCATCGACGCGCGCGGACTCAACCTTTGCGTTTGTCGCTGGGGAGAACCGGAAAACCCCCTGATTCTGTGCGTACATGGCATTCTCGAACAGGGCGCAGCATGGCGGGATATCGCCGAACCCCTGGCAAGGCAAGGGTATTGCGTCGTTGCGCCCGACTTGCGCGGCCACGGCCGGAGCGATCGCGTCGGCCCCGGCGGATCCTATAATTTACTAGACTTCCTCGCAGATATCGATCGCGTCGTCGAACAACAGGGCGAACGTCCCTTCACCCTCGTCGGACATTCCCTCGGTTCCGTTCTCACCGCAATGTACGCCAGCATTCGTCCCGAAAAGGTGCAGAACCTCATTCTCATCGAAACCGTTCTCCCCACCGAAGTCCGAGAAACCGAAGCCGTCGAACAACTCGCCACCCACCTCAACTACCTCGCCACGCCGCCGCAGCATCCCGTCTTCCCCGATGTCGCCGCCGCCGCCGCCCGATTGCGCCTCGCCACCCCCGCCCTCAGCGAATCCTTTGCCCTGCAACTCGCAGAACGCATTACCGAACCCGTAGCAGGTGGCGTGCGCTGGCGCTGGGATGCGCTGCTGCGAACCCGCGCCGGGATTGGTTACAACGGCATTGACAGAAATCGCTATCTGTGCTTATTAAAGCAAATTCAAGCCCCGATTACTTTAGTGTACGGCGATCGCAGCGACTTTAACCGCCCCGAAGACCTCGCCGAACAGCAACAAGCGATGGCAAAAGCAGCTAAAATCGTGCTACCGGGCGGGCATAATTTGCACCTCGAAGCAGCAGCAGCGATCGCCGAAATTATTCGTAAAATTGCCAGAGGGTAGGGGGACTGTGGCTTGCTCGCATCGCAAGTATAATCGTTAGCGATAACAACCTTTTAACCTTAAAAAGGAGACTTGCTAAATACTGCATAACCCAGCAATCTTGGAAACGCGATTGTCATTTAATCAAACCTGCCTTTAAGCTCGATTCTAATGGAAACTCAGCCCCTAACAACTGAGATAAAGTTCGATCTCGTTATTCCTGGAATTCTTGCCGAACATCACTTAGAAGCCCAACGAAAAGCGAAAGAAGCTTACATGATGACCTTATTAAAGTATGGCGATATCAGTACAGGGCGAGCAGCCCGACTGCTAGATATCCCTCGCGTCGAACTGATTGACTCAATGGGAAGCTATAGTATCTCTCTATTCGATGAAACGATGACTGGATAAAATTTAGAACGAGAAGTCGCGCTGCTACAGAATATCGAGTCTGACAATCATAAATTGTCAGACTCGATACAACACCTCTTAGCGAACTCGCTAAAGTGGGTCATCTTAATTTACTGAAATATATTTTTGGAGAAGTCATTATTTCTCCCCCTCACCCCCTCACCCCCTCACCTGGTACGCTGAGCGAAGTCGAAGCGCCATCCCCCCATCCCCCAAACGGAAGAAACCGTAGCGGCGCTTTTACGATAAGATCTACTAGATTAAGTTTTATAGACTTAGCGTTCGAGAGGCGATCGCAACTCAAACCCCTTTGATTAGGGGGTATCGAACGTCAATTCTTTTGAAGACGGAGAAGAAACACGACATGGCTTACGAATTGCCCGCATTGCCCTACGACTACACGGCTCTCGAGCCTTACATTTCCAAAAATACCCTCGAGTTCCATCACGACAAACACCACGCGGCTTATGTAACGAATTACAACAAAGCCGTAGAAGGAACGGATATGGCAGACAAGTCGATTGAGGAAGTTATCAAGGCGGTTGCTGGCGATTCCTCGAAAGCGGGCTTATTTAACAACGCCGCTCAAGCTTGGAACCACAGCTTCTACTGGAACTGCATGAAGTCCGGCGGCGGCGGCGCTCCGAGCGGCGAACTCGCTGATAAAATCAATGCAGATTTTGGCAGTTTTGACAAGTTTGTCGAAGAGTTCAAAAACGCTGGCGCGACTCAATTTGGTAGCGGTTGGGCTTGGTTAGTTCTCGACAACGGCACGCTGAAAGTCACGAAGACGGGGAATGCTGAAAACCCCATGACTTCAGGACAAACGCCCCTTTTGACAATGGATGTTTGGGAACACGCCTACTACCTCGATTATCAAAATCGCCGTCCGGGTTACATTGACGATTTTGTTGCCAATTTAATTAATTGGGATTTTGTTGCTGAGAATCTAGCTGCTGCTAGCTAATCTCGCTTGCTGAATTTCAAAATAGTTTGATTTAGCTTATAAAATAGAGGTAGAATAGTATCTATCTCTATTTTTTTTCTTTTTTAATTATTAAGCAAGATTAACAGAATGGATAGCAAAGAACTGGCGCTCTATATCGAAGCAACCCAAGCCATGAGTAAACCTTGGATGCTCTTGCAATTGCGGTTAACTAAACTAAAAGAGCGGCGATCGGAACTTTCGCCAGAGGAATATATTGAGGCGCTGGAAGAACTGCACAAAGACTTAATGAATTTAGGCGATGAATGGATGGAATATGAGGGAGTCTAAAAAGCAATTCGGGGGGATAGCGAGACTTTTAGATACTCCTTCGACGACAAATGTTGCAGGGATTTATTCCTCCTAAATTTCCGTGCTATCCCCCCAGCATCCTGATGGAGGGGGAATCTGAGAGCGACAGACAATCGATCGTTGTTCGAGAAATTCTTGTATGGAAGTAATGGGTTAATTATGCCTAAAACTAAAACCAAAGCTGCTGAAGTTGATGTTGAGGATCCTCAATATTACTTTAATCGAGAATTAAGTTGGTTGGAGTTTAATTATCGAGTATTAGCCGAAGGATTAGATTCGCGAACATTGTTACTCGATCGTCTCAAGTTTCTCGCGATTTTTAGTGCAAATCTCGATGAGTTTTTTATGGTGCGCGTAGCAGTTCTGAAAAAACAAGTCGAAGCAAAAGTAATCAAACTGACATCAGACGGACGCACGCCGGAAGAACAATTACGAGCGATTCGCGATCGCCTCCTGCCCTTAGTCCAGCAACAAGATCGCGCTTTCGAGCGAGAGTTGCGCCCGCAGTTAGCAAAACAAGGTATTATTCTCGCCAATTATGTCGATTTAAGTCTCGAGCAACGCAAGCATTTACACAACTTTTTTGAAGTCCATATTTTCCCCGTTTTAACTCCCTTAGCCGTCGATCCGAGCCACCCGTTCCCTCACATTTCTAACCTCAGTCTCAATCTTGCCGTATTGGTTCAAGATCCCGAAACGAAAGAAGAACTATTTGCCCGTATTAAAGTCCCCAAAATTTTACCGCGCTTTGTTGTTTTACCCGAAGAACTTTATAATGCGAGCGAAACGGAAAAGCCCACGGTTTGGATGGGGGTTCCCATCGAACAAGTCATCGGCCATAATTTAGATGCTTTGTTTCCGGGGATGAACGTTCAAGAATGTTACCCATTTCGCCTGACGCGCAATGCAGATTTAACCGTAGAAGAAGACGAAGCTGACGATCTTTTGCTGGCTATCGAACAAGAGTTGCGTAAAAAACGGCGGCTGGGCGGTTCTTCGGTACGGCTAGAAATTCAGAATTCGATGCCGGCTAGCGTGCGCTCGACGCTGATGTGGGGGCTGCATTTGGGGGATGAAGATGTCTACGAGAGCGAAGGTTTGTTGGGATTGAATGACTTGTTTTTCTTTATGGATTTGCCGCTCCCAGAATTAAAAGAAGCACCCTGGACTCCGGCAATTCCGTTGCGATTGCAGCGCGCTCTCAATAGTACAGAAACAAACGCAACATTCGATCGCGAAGAAGGAAAAAGTTTCTTTCATATTATCCGCGATCGCGACCTCATGGTTCACCATCCTTACGAATCTTTCACCGCTTCGGTTCAAGAGTTTATCGCTCGGTCGGCTCGCGATCGGAAAGTTCTTGCGATTAAAATGACATTGTATCGAACTTCGGGAGATTCACCCATTATTGACTCGCTGATTGAGGCGGCGGAAAATGGCAAGCAGGTTGTCGCCTTAGTCGAACTTAAAGCCCGCTTCGATGAAGAAAATAACATTCAGTGGGCGAGAAAGTTGGAACAGGCGGGCGTTCACGTCGTTTACGGACTGGTGGGGCTAAAAACCCACACGAAAATCGTCTTAGTCGTGCGACAGGAAGATAAACAAATTCGCCGCTACGTTCATATCGGGACGGGAAATTACAATCCGAAAACCGCACGACTATATACGGATTTAGGATTATTTAGCTGCCAAGAAGAGTTAGGCGCAGATTTAACCGATCTATTTAACTTTCTTACGGGTTACTCGCGTCAACGCTCCTATCGTAAGATGTTAGTCTCTCCGGTCAATATGCGCGATCGCATAACGGCAATGATTGACCGAGAAATCGAACACTGCCACAACGGTAATAGCGGTCGAATTGTCGTAAAAATGAACTCCCTTGTAGACAAAAAAATTATTGCTGCCCTCTACAAAGCTTCCCAAGCGGGCGTTCAAATTGACTTAATTATTCGAGGAATTTGTTGCTTGCGGCCGGGTATTGCAGGACTCAGTGAAAATATTCGCGTCATTAGTATAGTCGGCAGCTTGCTCGAACATTCGCGCATTTTTTACTTCCACAATAATGGCGAAGATGAAGTTTATATCGGCAGTGCGGACTGGATGCCGCGTAATTTAGATCGGCGCGTTGAGGCAGTAACTCCAATTGACGATCCTGAAATTCGTAAAGATTTGCAAGAAATTCTCGGTGTAATGCTTGCAGACAATCGTCAAGCTTGGGAGTTACAATCGGATGGTAAGTACATTCAACGCCAACCGGAATCGGAACAGCAAGTGCAAAACGCGCAGCAAATTATTCGGGAAATGGCAGCGATGTCGTCGGGCATGAAATAGTTAGATGAAGCTAGCTGTCAACATAATTCGTATAAGATTGCGTTGCCTAGAATAAACTCTCCTAAATTCTCAGGATGACGGTGCGTTACGCTTCGCTAACACACCCTACTTTTCATTCTATGCAGCTTCACATCAATTTTTACACCCCCCTACTTAAATTAAAATTAGAGGCTTGTGACCTAAAATTACGAATTACGAATTACGAATTACGAATTATTTTGTCACTCTCTTGGGAGTAGTGGGCAGAAACTTTGCAGACTAAACCGCGATCGCTAGTTTCCATATATTCGGCAGCCAGGAGATTGTTAACACTGCGATAATAGAGAACGAGGCTGTTAACTCCAGAAAGCACTTGAATCGGCTCGAAATGTAAATCGGGGTAGGCGACTAAACCTTTACTAAAGTAGTCTCGTAATGCCGCTTTCCCGTAAATTGTGCCGCTCGGATTGTCGAGAAGTTTAACGATAAAGGGAGATGAAAACTCGATGTTTTCTTCGTAGTGCGATAAGATAGCTTCGAGATCGTGACGGTTCCAAGCATCAAACCATTGTTCTGCTAAGTTCATGTTTTTTAGGGTAGGTTGTACAATTTAAAAACGAGTGCGTTTATCACCTTACGAAGGCGTTAAAATTGTGACGCGATCGCGCGTTTTAATCTCCCCCGTACTGCGCGGAATTGCATTTTCTCCAAACAGAATTCCAGCTTGACTAAATCTGCGAAATGTGCTTAATGTTTTCAAGGGTTCTTGTCGTTCGTTGCGGTGTCCGCTGGCTTGATCGGTTGTCGTAACAATGCAGCGATCGCAGGGTTTCACCAAATCGAAAGTAAGTTCGCCAATTTGAAGCGCATCCCAGTTATCTTCAGCAAAAGCTTCGTTGGATTCGATAACGAGATTGGGGCGAAAACGATTCATCGGAACGCTTTGAGAGTCGTCGCCATACTTTTGCTTTAAACGTTGGTTGAGATTATCTAGGGAAGCAGTATTCACAATCAGGAAGGGATAACTATCGGCAAAACTGACGGTTTCATTTCCTTGAATTGCATATTGAGAATTGACGGGGCGAGGGTATTGAGGAGATTGGCGAAGAAGGCGAAAGTTTCCTTCGAGTTTTAAAGCAGCTTGAAGCCAGTTAGCAACTTCATTTCCTTGGTCGATCGCGCGCGTCTGGGTTCGCCAAATTTGCAGGGGAGTTTCTTTCCCTTCTAAAGTCGGATTGAGGTAAAAAGGCTCGCTCTTTTGCCCGTCAATCCCTAACACCATTGTCTCTCCTTCAAAGCGAACGAGAAGCGTTGCGAGTTGTGGATATTGACGCTGAGTGATAAACATTCCGGCGGGGTCTGCGATCGTAAATTCTCGATCCCATTCAAACCCTTTAAGAGTAACAGAAGCGCGTTCTAAAGGAATGCCGCGACAGGACTTGATGGGGTAGATAAATAGCGACTGAACTTGCATAAAAGCTTTCTCGCGATCGCGGGAAGTAAACTATAATCATGAAGTGATTATAAACCGCTCTGGCTTGGGATGAAGCGCTGATGGTCGAGACAACCCAAACAATCAATCGCTTTCCCCCGGAAAAGGTTCTGCATTATCCTTTTGTCGTTCTCCACCAAACAATGGGAGTGCCGGAAACCTGGTGCTATCGTCGCCAAGTCTTAACGATTTTCCAATTATCAGATGGGAAATATATCGAGCAAGAATCTAGTCGCATATTTCCCTTAATTTCCTCACAAACTTTAAACCAATTTCTCGAACGAGGACAGCAGTCTAAGAATCATAATTTCCTCATTCAAGAATTCCGCACTTGGTTGCGGCAACGCAATTCTCTTCAGTAAAGGATACCGCGATTAATCGATAGCCTCTAATAATTGTAACGCCGCTCTAGCCAAGTCCGAACCTCACTTTCGCGATCGAAAAC
This is a stretch of genomic DNA from Oscillatoria sp. FACHB-1406. It encodes these proteins:
- a CDS encoding UPF0175 family protein — protein: METQPLTTEIKFDLVIPGILAEHHLEAQRKAKEAYMMTLLKYGDISTGRAARLLDIPRVELIDSMGSYSISLFDETMTG
- a CDS encoding superoxide dismutase — translated: MAYELPALPYDYTALEPYISKNTLEFHHDKHHAAYVTNYNKAVEGTDMADKSIEEVIKAVAGDSSKAGLFNNAAQAWNHSFYWNCMKSGGGGAPSGELADKINADFGSFDKFVEEFKNAGATQFGSGWAWLVLDNGTLKVTKTGNAENPMTSGQTPLLTMDVWEHAYYLDYQNRRPGYIDDFVANLINWDFVAENLAAAS
- the ppk1 gene encoding polyphosphate kinase 1 — translated: MPKTKTKAAEVDVEDPQYYFNRELSWLEFNYRVLAEGLDSRTLLLDRLKFLAIFSANLDEFFMVRVAVLKKQVEAKVIKLTSDGRTPEEQLRAIRDRLLPLVQQQDRAFERELRPQLAKQGIILANYVDLSLEQRKHLHNFFEVHIFPVLTPLAVDPSHPFPHISNLSLNLAVLVQDPETKEELFARIKVPKILPRFVVLPEELYNASETEKPTVWMGVPIEQVIGHNLDALFPGMNVQECYPFRLTRNADLTVEEDEADDLLLAIEQELRKKRRLGGSSVRLEIQNSMPASVRSTLMWGLHLGDEDVYESEGLLGLNDLFFFMDLPLPELKEAPWTPAIPLRLQRALNSTETNATFDREEGKSFFHIIRDRDLMVHHPYESFTASVQEFIARSARDRKVLAIKMTLYRTSGDSPIIDSLIEAAENGKQVVALVELKARFDEENNIQWARKLEQAGVHVVYGLVGLKTHTKIVLVVRQEDKQIRRYVHIGTGNYNPKTARLYTDLGLFSCQEELGADLTDLFNFLTGYSRQRSYRKMLVSPVNMRDRITAMIDREIEHCHNGNSGRIVVKMNSLVDKKIIAALYKASQAGVQIDLIIRGICCLRPGIAGLSENIRVISIVGSLLEHSRIFYFHNNGEDEVYIGSADWMPRNLDRRVEAVTPIDDPEIRKDLQEILGVMLADNRQAWELQSDGKYIQRQPESEQQVQNAQQIIREMAAMSSGMK
- a CDS encoding nuclear transport factor 2 family protein, whose amino-acid sequence is MNLAEQWFDAWNRHDLEAILSHYEENIEFSSPFIVKLLDNPSGTIYGKAALRDYFSKGLVAYPDLHFEPIQVLSGVNSLVLYYRSVNNLLAAEYMETSDRGLVCKVSAHYSQESDKIIRNS
- a CDS encoding MOSC N-terminal beta barrel domain-containing protein, with the protein product MQVQSLFIYPIKSCRGIPLERASVTLKGFEWDREFTIADPAGMFITQRQYPQLATLLVRFEGETMVLGIDGQKSEPFYLNPTLEGKETPLQIWRTQTRAIDQGNEVANWLQAALKLEGNFRLLRQSPQYPRPVNSQYAIQGNETVSFADSYPFLIVNTASLDNLNQRLKQKYGDDSQSVPMNRFRPNLVIESNEAFAEDNWDALQIGELTFDLVKPCDRCIVTTTDQASGHRNERQEPLKTLSTFRRFSQAGILFGENAIPRSTGEIKTRDRVTILTPS